In Candidatus Hydrogenedentota bacterium, the following are encoded in one genomic region:
- the aroC gene encoding chorismate synthase produces the protein MHPFADIVFDTSEGTPAVQADRLLEKIGEELAVRQTAASTYGEIIRMTGFGESHGRAIGTVLEGLRPGIEFSEAILQEQLDRRRPGQSKVVTQRKEPDQVEILSGVFEGKTTGAPIAMVIYNQDQRSRNYDNVKDVFRPGHGDFTFYKKYGFRDYRGGGRQSGRETACRVAAGAVPMRILKEKGVRIVAHAVEVAGIAAESCDYDQIEQNPVRCADPEAAKAMEQAILDARGDKDSVGGVIQLEIHGLPVGLGDPVFGKLDARLCNAIMTIGAIKGVEVGGGFALCKLRGSEANDAMKDGEFLTNYSGGILGGISTGEPVVMRVAVKPTASIAKEQTTTNEHGDNVAIEVLGRHDPCIVPRAVPVIEAMAALVVLDAWEAQSRLNPEWAESNPL, from the coding sequence ATGCACCCCTTTGCTGATATTGTGTTTGACACGTCGGAGGGGACGCCCGCGGTGCAGGCCGATCGCCTCCTGGAGAAGATCGGCGAGGAACTTGCCGTCCGCCAGACCGCCGCGAGCACCTATGGCGAGATCATCCGCATGACCGGATTCGGCGAGAGCCACGGCCGCGCCATCGGGACTGTGCTCGAAGGGCTGCGCCCCGGGATCGAATTCAGCGAGGCCATTCTGCAGGAACAGCTCGACCGGCGCCGTCCCGGCCAGAGCAAGGTGGTCACGCAGCGGAAAGAGCCCGACCAGGTCGAGATTCTTTCAGGCGTCTTCGAGGGGAAAACGACCGGCGCGCCAATCGCCATGGTCATCTACAACCAGGACCAGCGATCGCGCAACTACGACAACGTGAAGGACGTCTTCCGACCGGGACATGGCGACTTCACCTTCTACAAGAAGTATGGCTTCCGCGACTACCGGGGCGGGGGGCGCCAGTCCGGCCGCGAGACCGCCTGCCGCGTGGCCGCCGGCGCCGTTCCGATGAGGATCCTGAAGGAGAAGGGCGTGCGGATCGTGGCCCACGCCGTGGAGGTCGCCGGGATAGCCGCGGAAAGTTGCGACTACGATCAGATCGAGCAAAACCCGGTGCGTTGCGCGGATCCCGAGGCCGCAAAGGCGATGGAGCAGGCGATTCTCGACGCGCGCGGCGACAAGGACTCGGTCGGCGGCGTTATCCAGCTCGAAATTCACGGCCTGCCCGTCGGGCTCGGCGATCCGGTCTTCGGCAAGCTCGACGCGCGCCTGTGCAACGCGATCATGACCATCGGCGCGATCAAGGGCGTGGAGGTGGGCGGCGGATTCGCCCTGTGCAAGCTGCGCGGCAGCGAGGCGAACGACGCGATGAAGGATGGTGAGTTCCTGACGAACTACTCGGGCGGCATCCTCGGCGGGATCAGCACCGGCGAGCCGGTGGTTATGCGGGTGGCCGTGAAGCCGACCGCCTCCATCGCGAAAGAACAGACCACCACCAACGAGCACGGCGACAACGTGGCGATCGAAGTGCTCGGGCGCCACGATCCCTGCATCGTCCCGCGGGCCGTGCCGGTGATCGAGGCCATGGCCGCATTGGTCGTGCTCGATGCGTGGGAAGCCCAGAGCCGCCTCAACCCGGAGTGGGCCGAGTCCAACCCGCTCTGA